The following proteins are encoded in a genomic region of Coleofasciculus chthonoplastes PCC 7420:
- a CDS encoding sensor histidine kinase, with translation MQRLYINPGKWDKSRKEQLRQGLGKKIIAEFVIWRRGSLPGLVILILVIVARLSGWLQFLEWITLDALLRWRPQESIDERIVIIGINDGDIRQVGTYPIPDQEIAKLLRTLQTYNPRAIGIDIIRDIPVEPGHDELVTAFRDIKTIIAIDKVLFPPMAAPPTLPSEQVGFADVIQDKDGQVRRSLLGTPTSSGYRFSFALRLAQMYLAAAGISLENGTRDPDAMMLGETELPRFLPNSGGYVDADAGGVQVLLNFRNSREGFRTLSLDDINRGNFPASWIRDRVVLIGITSPGVNDIVNTTALADLQPSGQIYGVEFQAHTVSQIISAVLDRRPLLNVWSDRWEYLWIISWGVLALSVGRLTQSSLQNLGYVSLASLLLLAMSYGFIRLGWWIPVAPVLLVLVFNGMGISAFAFYKYDRALKSQLEVRQRTIEQTFNRIHNQPMQTLAYVIKQVQDQDLSSEMLVGKLQQVKQEIWDVCEYLKRDSLSQDKLNQTKTLQLGNDLILDLELPINELFYAVSRHTLERDLPEFKTLKIKVLEFAAIVEEDLNFEQKRGLCEFIEEGLCNVGKHAAGVTRLKVIGKIQDGWYSLSIQDNGAGMRSSAEGHGTKQCRRLAKQLAGEFKRDSISPKGTLCELTWRLARRKLDLRYWRKRV, from the coding sequence ATGCAACGTCTCTACATAAATCCAGGAAAATGGGATAAGTCAAGGAAGGAACAGTTGCGGCAAGGTTTGGGTAAGAAAATAATAGCAGAATTTGTGATCTGGCGAAGGGGATCGCTACCAGGACTGGTAATTCTGATATTGGTGATTGTCGCTCGCTTAAGTGGGTGGCTGCAATTTTTAGAGTGGATCACTCTTGATGCTTTGCTGCGTTGGCGTCCGCAGGAATCCATTGATGAACGGATTGTGATTATTGGCATTAATGATGGGGATATTCGCCAAGTCGGGACTTATCCTATCCCGGATCAAGAGATAGCCAAATTATTAAGAACACTACAGACTTACAATCCTAGAGCTATCGGGATTGATATTATTCGAGATATCCCTGTTGAACCCGGTCATGATGAATTAGTTACCGCATTTAGGGATATTAAAACTATAATTGCCATTGACAAAGTATTATTTCCACCCATGGCTGCGCCACCCACATTACCCTCTGAACAGGTGGGTTTTGCTGATGTTATTCAAGATAAAGATGGTCAGGTTAGACGCAGTCTTTTAGGAACACCAACATCATCAGGATACAGGTTTTCTTTTGCATTGCGCTTAGCCCAAATGTATTTAGCGGCGGCAGGTATTTCCCTGGAAAATGGCACTCGTGATCCTGATGCAATGATGCTTGGTGAAACTGAACTCCCTCGCTTTTTACCTAATTCTGGAGGTTATGTTGATGCTGATGCAGGTGGAGTTCAGGTTTTGCTGAATTTTCGCAATAGTCGAGAGGGATTTCGTACCCTATCTTTGGATGATATCAACCGGGGAAATTTTCCGGCAAGTTGGATTCGCGATCGCGTTGTTTTAATTGGTATCACTTCCCCTGGTGTGAATGATATTGTGAATACGACAGCCTTGGCTGATTTACAGCCCTCTGGACAGATTTATGGGGTAGAATTTCAAGCCCATACGGTTAGTCAAATTATTAGTGCGGTTCTGGATAGACGCCCCCTGTTGAATGTTTGGTCCGATAGATGGGAATATCTTTGGATTATCAGTTGGGGTGTATTGGCTTTGAGTGTGGGGCGGCTGACTCAATCGTCGTTGCAGAATCTTGGCTATGTTAGTTTGGCTAGCTTGCTCCTGCTTGCTATGAGTTATGGGTTTATTCGTTTAGGTTGGTGGATTCCGGTTGCTCCCGTTTTGTTAGTTTTGGTGTTCAATGGTATGGGCATTAGTGCTTTTGCTTTCTATAAATATGACCGGGCGTTGAAGTCTCAACTTGAAGTCCGCCAACGCACGATTGAGCAAACCTTTAATCGGATTCATAATCAACCTATGCAAACCTTAGCTTATGTGATTAAGCAGGTGCAAGACCAAGACTTGAGTTCAGAAATGTTGGTGGGTAAACTTCAACAGGTTAAACAGGAAATTTGGGACGTTTGTGAGTATCTTAAACGGGACTCCCTGAGTCAAGATAAGTTGAATCAAACTAAAACCTTACAACTGGGTAATGATTTAATCCTTGACCTAGAATTGCCGATAAATGAACTTTTTTATGCCGTTAGTCGGCATACTCTGGAGCGAGACTTGCCGGAATTTAAAACCCTTAAGATTAAGGTTTTAGAGTTTGCGGCGATTGTAGAGGAGGACTTGAATTTTGAGCAAAAGCGAGGACTCTGTGAATTTATAGAAGAAGGATTGTGCAATGTGGGTAAACATGCCGCTGGGGTAACTCGCCTGAAAGTTATTGGTAAAATCCAAGACGGGTGGTACAGTCTGAGTATTCAAGATAATGGGGCTGGTATGCGCTCATCCGCTGAAGGTCATGGCACTAAGCAGTGTAGACGTTTAGCCAAACAGTTGG